A genomic segment from Sparus aurata chromosome 10, fSpaAur1.1, whole genome shotgun sequence encodes:
- the ttc39b gene encoding tetratricopeptide repeat protein 39B, translating into MAHVGNGAAAEEEDCFEDAYDRIPAACQMDLQTAIQETQCALNLVLNDKFSEALDLLKPWWKDSMYHALGYSSILVMQATMTFEHRDIQAAMATIKEALHTCQKFRKRNSVVGSLSSLISKQSNLQEEEMHAEICYAECLLQKAVLTFVQDENMISFIKGGIKIRTSYQIYKDCQNVLNVTPEQAGQSDSFRQFEGGVKLGIGSFNLMLSLLPQRILRLLEFIGFSGNRGFGLSQLREGASSQSLRSILSALTLLFYHTYVSLILGTGEGNLVEAEALLEPYKQKYPKGSIILFYSARIATLRGNFEKARAMYEECISSQQEWKQIHHLCYWELMWTHSYQQEWQQAYHYADLLCKESRWSKAIYVYQKAAILSMMSEEEVKRTGEDVMELFRQVEGLKQRLAGKSIPTEKFAVRKSRRYKAANPIPLVIPALEMMYVWNGFTIVGKRADSTEALLVTIERAEEQLRNDSNPSEFHPDDSCLVQMLKGLCLKHLGRLLQAELCFTQVLSSESRIRYDHYLIPFTLYELGLLYKLQGDFTKATTYIENAKMNYKDYSMESRLHFRIHAALNSLKGSPVGTP; encoded by the exons ggcCTGTCAGATGGACCTGCAGACAGCAATCCAGGAGACTCAGTGCGCCCTAAATCTGGTCCTCAACGACAAGTTCTCTGAAGCCCTCGACCTCCTCAAACCATG GTGGAAGGACAGTATGTACCACGCACTGGGCTACAGCAGCATCCTGGTGATGCAGGCGACGATGACCTTTGAGCACAGAGACATCCAGGCCGCCATGGCAACCATCAAGGAGGCGTTACACACCTGTCAGAA ATTCAGGAAGAGGAACTCGGTGGTCGGATCTTTGTCCAGTCTGATCAGCAAACAGTCCAACCTGCAGGAAG AGGAGATGCACGCAGAGATCTGCTACGCCGAGTGTCTGCTGCAGAAAGCCGTGCTGACGTTTGTCCAG GACGAGAACATGATCAGTTTTATCAAAGGAGGCATCAAGATCCGAACAAGCTACCAGATTTACAA GGATTGTCAGAATGTGCTGAATGTCACTCCGGAGCAGGCGGGCCAGTCTGATTCGTTCAGACAGTTTGAGGGTGGAGTCAAGCTCGGGATTGGATCCTTCAACCTG ATGTTGTCTCTCCTGCCTCAGAGGATTCTGAGGTTGTTGGAGTTCATTGGATTCTCAGGAAACAGG GGGTTTGGTCTGTCTCAGCTGAGGGAGGGAGCGTCCAGTCAGAGTTTGCGTTCGATCCTCAGCGCTCTGACTCTGCTCTTCTACCACACTTATGTGTCACTGATACTCG GAACTGGAGAAGGGAACCTGGTGGAGGCCGAAGCTCTGCTGGAGCCCTACAAGCAGAAATACCCCAAA GGCTCCATCATTCTCTTCTACTCTGCTCGCATCGCCACACTGCGAGGAAACTTTGAGAAG GCCCGGGCGATGTACGAGGAGTGTATCAGCAGCCAGCAGGAGTGGAAACAGATCCACCACCTGTGTTACTGGGAGCTGATGTGGACTCACTCCTACCAGCAGGAGTGGCAGCAGGCGTACCACTACGCCGACCTGCTGTGCAAAGAGAGCCGCTGGTCCAAG GCCATCTATGTGTACCAGAAGGCCGCCATCCTCAGTatgatgtcagaggaggaggtgaagaggacgGGGGAGGACGTCATGGAGCTCTTCAG gcagGTGGAGGGGCTGAAACAGCGCCTGGCAGGGAAGTCAATCCCAACTGAGAAATTTGCAGTGAGGAAGTCCCGACGCTACAAAGCTGCTAACCCCATCCCTCTGGTCATCCCCGCACTG GAGATGATGTACGTTTGGAATGGTTTCACCATCGTCGGGAAGCGAGCCGACAGCACCGAGGCCCTGCTGGTTACCATAGAGAGGGCTGAGGAGCAGCTTCGCAACGACTCGA ACCCGTCAGAGTTTCATCCTGACGACAGCTGTCTGGTCCAGATGTTGAAGGGACtctgcctgaaacacctgggCCGGTTACTGCAGGCTGAGCTCTGCTTCACACAGGTCCTGTCCAG TGAGAGTCGCATCAGATATGATCACTACCTGATCCCCTTCACGCTCTATGAGCTGGGTCTGCTGTACAAACTACAGGGAGACTTCACCAAGGCCACCACGTACATTGAAAACGCCAA GATGAACTACAAGGACTACTCCATGGAGTCCAGACTGCACTTCAGGATCCATGCGGCCCTCAACAGCCTGAAAGGATCACCTGTTGGCACCCCATAA